A single Tenacibaculum sp. 190524A02b DNA region contains:
- a CDS encoding DUF6702 family protein gives MVKMYLLFVVLFFFHGEDVSTYTLTKINNTLYVKAKLDTSDIVSALKKDSRQIKKIDLENYFINHTTYKVNKEKASLEIIDFVIEPHHVIIKGSFKKKYGKIKELQIKNTALFEVNSKQSNIIEIRFDDMVRDFLINKQKPILNITF, from the coding sequence ATGGTTAAGATGTATTTATTGTTTGTAGTGCTGTTTTTCTTTCATGGTGAAGATGTATCGACTTATACACTTACTAAAATTAATAATACACTTTATGTCAAAGCAAAGCTAGATACTTCGGATATAGTTTCGGCATTAAAAAAAGATAGTCGCCAAATAAAAAAGATAGATTTGGAAAACTATTTTATAAACCATACTACTTATAAAGTAAATAAAGAAAAAGCATCTTTAGAAATAATTGATTTTGTTATAGAACCTCACCATGTTATTATTAAAGGTTCTTTCAAAAAGAAATATGGAAAAATTAAAGAATTACAAATTAAAAACACAGCACTTTTTGAAGTAAATAGCAAGCAATCAAATATTATTGAAATTAGATTTGATGATATGGTTAGAGATTTTTTAATCAATAAACAAAAGCCCATATTAAATATAACATTTTAA
- a CDS encoding sulfatase-like hydrolase/transferase — MTYLVHKNFFKKARNLLIISCLLNASFLLSQNTPNILCIVADDLGIDALHASDYGISLSSQPITPNIQSLKNDGISFLNTWATPQCTTTRASVISGKYGINSGVRNVPDNLEVTHQSIFTYINNNITTSYAKAAIGKWHISNPVNTNHPQSHGADYYEGVISGTINDYYSWEKVDNNGQTIQVNEYVTKHLTDVASSWISSQTKPWFLWLAHIAPHTPFHQPPSGTYSQTDLSGNRGMYLAAIESLDYYIGELLNNMDQATRDNTVIIFIGDNGTPNGVARYFPSGHGKTSMYEGGLRVPMIISGKGVIRKGKLESGLAQVNDIYATTVELLGKDLQGGIYNSYSLADALTTENTITRPYIYSDYIDNGVEYWAIRNNTYKLIENENGGAEFYNVVNDLEENNNLIGLLTNDETKILNELKTEAAKIRNGWSCQDDILNGEETTIDACANCPTDVLSSTNIGCCDTSSQPSIYYEYYENNLRKIYSNSYPNHDFCYKNTSSVPTQSYHELEMDLDPVISGTITNVINQNSGRPATTFGVALNGVMFAPGPALPFVFLNPTTNEYNWNWVFEPTNNQGAGSDKVSLDCASAHTSNSHGYHYHGEMFSYLENEITGITTATTVNEIIQIGWAADGFPILYKFGPDATGAIKALQPSYKLKEGERPGDGTTAPCGPYSGKYTNDYEYQEGLGDLDECNGKASNITLQTANGTETFEYFYVITSTFPQIPRCLVGNVNSTFANAQVTGTDADGDGFIAAIDCDDTNAAIHPNATEIPGNDIDENCDGSKVLNTKEYDYPSVNMLYNIHTSVVRLIKNNISSYTVKLYDVKGKEIMNFDNSPEFISIKNLPNGMYVLNIKSEIKNIKQTYKLVKK, encoded by the coding sequence ATGACTTATTTAGTCCATAAAAACTTTTTTAAAAAAGCAAGAAACTTGTTAATAATAAGTTGTTTGTTAAATGCAAGTTTCCTTTTATCTCAAAACACTCCCAATATATTATGTATTGTAGCGGATGATTTAGGAATTGATGCTTTGCATGCTTCAGATTATGGGATTTCACTATCAAGTCAGCCAATAACACCTAATATTCAATCACTAAAAAATGATGGAATCTCTTTTTTAAATACATGGGCAACTCCACAATGTACAACTACAAGAGCCTCAGTAATTAGTGGTAAATACGGAATAAATTCAGGGGTAAGAAATGTTCCCGATAATTTAGAGGTAACACATCAATCTATATTCACGTATATAAACAATAACATAACTACAAGTTATGCTAAAGCTGCAATAGGAAAATGGCATATATCAAACCCAGTAAATACAAACCATCCACAAAGCCATGGAGCAGATTATTATGAAGGGGTAATCTCTGGAACTATAAATGATTATTATTCTTGGGAAAAGGTAGATAATAATGGACAAACCATACAAGTAAATGAATACGTAACAAAACATTTAACAGATGTGGCTTCTAGTTGGATTTCTAGTCAAACAAAGCCATGGTTTTTATGGCTAGCGCATATTGCTCCACATACGCCATTTCATCAGCCACCATCTGGCACCTATTCACAAACCGATCTTTCAGGAAATAGAGGAATGTATTTAGCAGCTATTGAGTCTTTAGATTATTATATAGGTGAGTTGTTAAATAATATGGATCAAGCAACAAGAGATAATACTGTAATTATATTTATAGGAGATAATGGTACACCTAATGGAGTAGCAAGATATTTTCCAAGCGGACATGGAAAAACATCCATGTATGAAGGAGGATTAAGAGTACCTATGATAATTAGTGGAAAAGGAGTTATAAGAAAAGGGAAATTAGAAAGTGGATTAGCGCAAGTAAATGATATTTATGCAACCACTGTAGAATTGCTAGGGAAAGATTTACAAGGAGGTATCTATAATAGTTACAGCCTAGCAGACGCATTAACAACTGAAAATACCATAACTAGACCATATATTTATTCAGATTATATAGATAACGGTGTTGAATATTGGGCAATTAGAAACAATACTTATAAATTAATAGAGAATGAAAATGGAGGAGCAGAATTTTACAATGTAGTAAATGATTTAGAGGAAAATAATAATTTGATAGGACTTCTTACAAATGATGAAACAAAAATACTCAATGAATTAAAAACTGAAGCAGCTAAAATAAGAAATGGATGGTCTTGTCAAGATGACATTTTAAATGGAGAAGAAACAACAATAGATGCTTGTGCTAATTGTCCAACAGATGTATTAAGTTCAACCAATATTGGTTGTTGTGACACCTCTAGCCAACCAAGTATTTATTATGAATATTATGAAAATAACCTACGTAAAATATATAGCAATAGCTACCCAAATCATGATTTTTGTTATAAAAACACAAGCAGTGTACCTACACAAAGCTATCATGAGTTGGAAATGGATTTAGACCCAGTTATTTCAGGGACAATAACCAATGTAATTAACCAGAATTCAGGTCGTCCAGCAACTACTTTCGGAGTCGCACTTAATGGCGTTATGTTTGCACCAGGTCCAGCACTACCATTTGTATTTTTAAACCCAACCACCAATGAGTATAACTGGAACTGGGTTTTTGAGCCTACTAATAACCAAGGGGCAGGAAGTGATAAGGTGAGTTTAGACTGTGCTTCTGCCCATACCAGTAATTCACATGGATATCATTACCATGGAGAAATGTTTTCATATTTAGAAAATGAAATAACAGGAATAACAACAGCAACTACAGTTAATGAAATTATTCAAATAGGATGGGCAGCAGATGGATTTCCAATTCTTTATAAATTTGGGCCAGATGCTACAGGTGCTATAAAAGCTTTACAACCCAGTTATAAATTAAAAGAAGGAGAAAGACCAGGAGACGGAACTACAGCTCCTTGTGGACCTTATTCAGGCAAGTATACTAATGATTATGAATATCAGGAAGGTTTAGGAGATTTAGATGAATGTAATGGTAAGGCATCAAATATAACATTGCAAACAGCTAATGGTACAGAAACTTTTGAATATTTTTATGTAATAACATCAACATTTCCCCAAATACCTAGATGTTTGGTTGGTAATGTGAATAGTACATTTGCAAATGCCCAAGTAACAGGAACAGATGCTGATGGAGATGGGTTTATAGCTGCTATAGATTGTGATGATACCAATGCAGCTATACATCCGAATGCCACTGAAATTCCAGGAAATGACATTGATGAAAACTGTGATGGCAGTAAAGTACTTAATACTAAAGAGTATGATTATCCCTCAGTCAATATGTTGTATAACATACATACTTCTGTAGTTAGACTAATCAAAAACAATATTTCATCCTATACAGTAAAATTATACGATGTTAAAGGCAAGGAAATAATGAATTTTGATAATAGCCCAGAGTTTATATCAATTAAAAATTTACCAAACGGCATGTATGTTCTCAACATAAAAAGTGAAATTAAAAACATTAAACAAACCTATAAACTAGTAAAAAAATAA
- a CDS encoding LuxR C-terminal-related transcriptional regulator, with protein MFGTNLHVVTFLFIVLQLIVLSILAYLLIKNNKNINSKYIILTILCLIYNISNGLIPDSNFFTDTRSQYYITFAIGILASCYSFYYIHYNHNIKIFSKNIVTGIITGFCGWYILSFVSLYSITNDLSLCRIIFFTYPIGISFFWFYKFRVWMIESAYRSWSNHIKTKIYSGFIAMVSLFLFPVMLIVFEDNQPLERSVYNIGFIALSYFFFYKVFFYKTSDDDIIGDRFLEDLNVSLTKRQKEILVEIYSNPEKSYTELSEKLSISMSTFTTHTANIYKSLELKDKSKKGLINYLKTKKKHF; from the coding sequence ATGTTCGGAACCAATTTGCACGTAGTAACTTTTTTATTTATTGTTTTACAGTTAATAGTATTATCTATACTTGCTTATTTACTTATAAAAAACAATAAAAATATTAATAGTAAATATATTATACTTACTATTTTATGTTTAATCTATAATATTTCTAATGGATTAATACCCGATAGTAATTTCTTTACTGATACTAGATCACAATACTATATTACGTTTGCTATTGGAATACTTGCTTCTTGCTATTCATTTTACTACATTCATTACAATCATAATATCAAAATTTTTAGTAAAAACATAGTTACAGGTATTATTACAGGGTTTTGTGGTTGGTATATTTTAAGCTTTGTTTCTCTTTATTCTATAACCAATGATCTATCACTTTGTAGAATTATATTTTTTACTTATCCTATTGGTATTTCATTTTTTTGGTTCTATAAGTTTAGAGTTTGGATGATTGAATCGGCATACAGAAGCTGGAGTAATCATATAAAGACTAAAATATACTCTGGTTTTATAGCTATGGTTAGCTTGTTTTTATTTCCTGTTATGTTAATTGTTTTTGAAGATAATCAGCCTTTAGAGCGTAGTGTGTATAATATTGGTTTTATAGCGTTGAGTTATTTTTTCTTTTATAAAGTATTTTTTTATAAAACTTCTGATGATGATATTATTGGTGATCGCTTTCTAGAGGACTTAAATGTAAGTTTAACTAAAAGGCAAAAAGAAATATTAGTCGAAATTTATTCTAATCCTGAGAAGTCGTATACAGAGCTTTCTGAGAAGCTATCTATCTCTATGAGTACTTTTACTACACATACTGCTAATATCTATAAAAGTTTAGAGTTAAAAGATAAGTCTAAAAAAGGGTTAATAAATTATTTAAAAACCAAGAAAAAACATTTTTAA
- a CDS encoding GNAT family N-acetyltransferase codes for MKKATLKHTKLITDILTDSFKENKSIINVTRDGKNQLKRINKLMKFFFLNAYYNGDVFLSNDEKACLLMLTNGVEHKKSFSVKLLFLYWKLNLFFNVLGVLNVKNVLQREKAINKNHPKENFLHLYYVGVFKEYQGKGIGTQLIKEAINYYNDYGIVYLETSDKRNLPLYDKLGFEVVNVHSELEITLYILKKRL; via the coding sequence ATGAAGAAAGCTACCCTTAAGCATACGAAACTTATAACAGACATACTTACGGATTCTTTTAAAGAAAACAAATCTATTATAAATGTTACTAGAGATGGTAAGAATCAATTAAAGCGTATTAATAAGTTAATGAAGTTCTTCTTCTTAAATGCTTATTATAATGGAGATGTGTTTTTATCTAATGATGAAAAGGCTTGTTTATTGATGCTTACTAATGGTGTTGAGCACAAAAAATCATTCTCTGTTAAATTATTGTTTTTATACTGGAAACTTAACTTGTTTTTTAACGTTTTAGGTGTTCTTAATGTTAAGAACGTACTCCAACGAGAAAAAGCAATTAATAAAAATCATCCTAAAGAAAATTTTTTACATCTATATTATGTTGGTGTATTTAAAGAGTATCAAGGAAAAGGTATAGGTACACAATTAATTAAAGAAGCTATTAATTATTATAATGATTATGGTATTGTTTATTTAGAAACCTCTGATAAAAGAAACTTGCCTTTATATGATAAATTAGGCTTTGAGGTAGTTAATGTACATAGTGAATTAGAAATAACCCTTTATATACTGAAAAAGAGATTATAA